The following proteins are encoded in a genomic region of Reichenbachiella sp.:
- the ilvC gene encoding ketol-acid reductoisomerase, whose product MGNYFNTLPLREQLNQLGQAEFMDGSEFADGVEALKGKKIVIVGAGAQGLNQGLNMRDSGLDISYALRQAAIDEKRASYVNTTEAGFTVGTYEELIPSADLVINLTPDKQHTNVVSAVMPLMKKGATLSYSHGFNIVEEGMQIREDLTVIMVAPKSPGSEVRQEYLRGFGVPTLIAVHPENDPQGKGWAEAKAYAAATGGHRAGCLKSSFVAEVKSDLMGEQTILCGLLQTGSILCFDKMVAEGVDAGWAAKFIQYGWEVITESLKHGGVSGMLDRLSNPAKVKCFEISEELKDIMRPLFQKHQDDIMSGEFSSTMMADWANDDKNLLGWRAATGETAFEKTAPADIDISEQEYYDKGLLMVAMVRAGVELAYETMTEAGIQGASAYYESLHETPLIANTIARKKLFEMNRVISDTAEYGCYLFDHACKPLLADFMKTVSTNIIGKDYNDGIDNGVDNVTLIQINEILRSHDIEYVGGELRGAMTAMKQIALG is encoded by the coding sequence ATGGGAAATTATTTTAACACATTACCGCTAAGAGAGCAATTGAATCAATTGGGTCAGGCGGAATTTATGGATGGGTCTGAATTTGCAGACGGCGTAGAAGCGCTAAAAGGAAAGAAAATTGTAATTGTTGGTGCTGGTGCACAGGGATTAAATCAGGGATTGAACATGAGAGATTCTGGATTGGATATCTCTTATGCTTTGAGACAAGCAGCTATCGATGAGAAAAGAGCATCTTACGTGAATACAACAGAGGCTGGTTTCACTGTAGGCACTTACGAAGAATTGATTCCTTCGGCTGATTTGGTGATCAACCTGACGCCAGACAAGCAACACACCAACGTGGTATCTGCTGTGATGCCTTTGATGAAAAAAGGCGCTACGCTTTCTTACTCTCACGGATTCAACATCGTGGAAGAAGGCATGCAAATCAGAGAAGATTTGACCGTGATCATGGTGGCACCTAAGTCTCCAGGGTCAGAAGTAAGACAAGAATATTTAAGAGGATTTGGCGTACCAACCTTGATCGCTGTACACCCAGAAAATGACCCTCAGGGTAAAGGGTGGGCAGAAGCTAAGGCTTATGCTGCTGCTACTGGCGGACACAGAGCAGGATGTTTAAAATCGTCTTTCGTAGCTGAAGTAAAGTCGGATTTGATGGGTGAGCAAACGATCCTTTGTGGATTGTTGCAAACTGGATCTATCCTTTGCTTCGACAAAATGGTAGCTGAAGGTGTTGACGCTGGATGGGCTGCTAAATTCATCCAGTACGGATGGGAAGTAATCACAGAATCTTTGAAGCACGGTGGTGTGTCTGGTATGCTAGACAGACTTTCGAACCCGGCAAAAGTTAAGTGTTTCGAGATTTCTGAAGAGTTGAAGGACATCATGAGACCATTGTTTCAGAAACATCAGGACGACATCATGTCTGGAGAGTTTTCTTCTACAATGATGGCTGACTGGGCTAACGATGACAAAAACCTCCTAGGCTGGAGAGCAGCTACTGGCGAAACTGCTTTCGAAAAAACTGCTCCTGCAGACATCGACATCTCCGAGCAAGAGTACTATGACAAAGGCTTGTTGATGGTAGCTATGGTGAGAGCTGGTGTTGAGTTGGCTTACGAAACCATGACTGAAGCGGGTATCCAAGGTGCTTCTGCATACTACGAGTCGCTTCACGAAACGCCATTAATCGCCAACACGATTGCTAGAAAGAAATTATTCGAAATGAACCGAGTGATTTCTGATACGGCTGAGTACGGCTGTTACTTGTTCGATCATGCTTGTAAGCCTTTGTTGGCTGACTTCATGAAAACAGTTTCTACCAACATCATCGGTAAAGACTACAACGACGGTATCGACAATGGCGTGGACAATGTGACGTTGATTCAGATCAACGAAATATTGAGAAGCCACGACATCGAGTACGTAGGCGGTGAGCTAAGAGGCGCGATGACTGCCATGAAGCAGATTGCTTTAGGATAA
- a CDS encoding AraC family transcriptional regulator, with protein sequence MKGIPVYSIEKFKAGGEKPYQVEVFDANRHFEVEYPHCHDFFEVLFLTRGSGVHIIDNNSYDIQPPCIFFLSPGQAHKLELSEDVAGYIFLFTGEYYLLDKSNQNKLLEYPFFFNVKQDNPPLLIKDPSDQAFLESLFKKGCEEMSKPDQGSYELSHALLELILCSCERLYPPEHLEGVKQKGHVLVKRFRELIEEKYQQNLSIKDYADLLNVSENHLTHLVKERTSKTSKELIREKQIIEIKRLLKYSDYSITQIADHLNFKDQSYFTKFFKKSEGITPLNYRENR encoded by the coding sequence ATGAAAGGCATACCCGTTTATAGTATTGAAAAATTTAAAGCAGGTGGAGAAAAACCCTACCAGGTGGAAGTATTCGATGCCAATCGCCACTTTGAGGTAGAATATCCGCATTGCCATGATTTTTTTGAGGTGCTATTCCTCACACGTGGCTCTGGCGTGCATATCATCGACAACAACAGCTACGACATTCAACCGCCCTGCATTTTCTTTCTCAGTCCGGGACAGGCGCACAAGTTGGAATTGTCTGAAGATGTAGCTGGATATATTTTTCTATTTACGGGTGAGTATTATTTGCTCGACAAGAGCAATCAGAATAAACTTTTGGAATACCCTTTCTTTTTCAATGTAAAACAGGACAACCCTCCCCTTTTGATCAAAGACCCGTCGGATCAGGCCTTTTTAGAGTCTCTGTTCAAAAAAGGCTGTGAAGAAATGAGCAAGCCGGATCAAGGAAGCTATGAGCTTTCTCATGCGCTGTTAGAATTGATCCTGTGTTCGTGTGAAAGGCTATACCCACCGGAGCACCTCGAAGGCGTAAAGCAAAAGGGACATGTGCTGGTCAAACGTTTTCGTGAATTGATCGAGGAAAAATACCAACAGAATCTCAGCATCAAAGACTACGCAGATTTGCTCAACGTCAGTGAAAACCATCTGACGCATCTAGTCAAAGAACGGACTTCTAAAACCTCAAAGGAGCTGATCCGGGAAAAACAAATCATTGAAATCAAGCGGTTATTGAAGTATTCGGACTATTCCATTACACAAATAGCCGATCATCTCAATTTCAAAGATCAGTCGTATTTCACTAAGTTTTTCAAGAAATCTGAAGGCATCACACCACTGAACTATCGAGAGAATCGTTGA
- a CDS encoding endonuclease domain-containing protein, translated as MNNLHKGASSKLFEFAKANRKKQTPAEKILWDALRNRKLEGHKFRRQHPISQFIADFYCHEFKLIVEVDGGYHSGQEQAEIDKGRTHELEELGIKVIRFKNEDVMNELEWVKLKILQQLNHDASPSEKQEKSSP; from the coding sequence ATGAACAATCTACACAAAGGAGCAAGTAGCAAACTTTTTGAGTTTGCGAAGGCCAATCGAAAAAAACAGACGCCAGCCGAAAAGATACTATGGGATGCACTTCGGAATCGAAAGCTGGAAGGACACAAATTCAGGAGACAACATCCCATTTCTCAGTTTATCGCCGATTTTTATTGTCATGAATTCAAACTCATTGTTGAAGTAGATGGCGGCTATCACTCTGGACAGGAACAAGCAGAAATAGACAAAGGAAGAACACACGAACTTGAAGAGCTAGGAATAAAGGTCATCAGGTTCAAAAATGAAGATGTAATGAACGAACTGGAATGGGTGAAACTTAAGATTTTGCAGCAACTCAATCACGACGCTTCTCCATCGGAGAAGCAAGAAAAGTCCTCACCTTGA
- a CDS encoding ATP-binding cassette domain-containing protein, which produces MSDFTMQQINHLWNIKLSKAPERQPLIAGLLDKRYIENLQWLDGKKVEILSPKTILRFIDEELIHDNDAILKQSGQFLHSMSSGERKQAFLQYTLSLKPEVLVLDHLLDNLDMAARERITNQLEAQSKNFSIINIYSRDDDHLGFLKDSFLYENGAISKKEKQTQRSNTTKNEHPLPPPLHAVSEHDNPLVAFNQVSVSYLDKCILSNISWVINKGQFWHLYGPNGSGKTTLLTMITGDNPKAYGQDIKLFGKQKGTGETIWEIKQKVGYFTTNMTFQFKRRQTVRDMIISGFFDSVGLYHIASDQQIKLANAWLDFIGLAHLNEKPFIDLSMCHQRMIMIARAMVKHPPLLILDEASVDLDDESAAQMTDLINRIAHEGETTIIYVSHRLEPGLTPTNSFELIPGEEGSTGLMREI; this is translated from the coding sequence ATGTCTGACTTTACTATGCAGCAAATCAATCACCTCTGGAATATAAAACTTTCGAAAGCGCCTGAACGCCAACCTTTGATCGCAGGACTGCTTGATAAAAGATACATAGAAAACTTGCAGTGGCTAGATGGTAAAAAAGTCGAAATACTTTCTCCTAAGACCATTCTTAGGTTTATAGATGAAGAACTGATCCATGACAATGACGCCATTCTGAAACAGAGTGGACAATTTCTACACTCGATGTCTTCTGGAGAACGCAAGCAAGCATTTCTACAATACACACTTTCGTTGAAGCCTGAAGTATTGGTACTGGATCACTTGTTGGACAATCTAGATATGGCTGCCCGAGAAAGAATTACAAACCAACTGGAAGCGCAATCGAAGAACTTCAGCATCATCAACATTTACTCACGCGACGATGATCATTTAGGCTTTTTGAAAGATTCTTTTCTTTATGAAAATGGTGCTATTTCAAAAAAGGAAAAACAAACACAAAGATCAAATACGACTAAAAACGAGCATCCGCTACCGCCTCCACTGCATGCCGTGTCTGAGCATGACAATCCATTGGTGGCATTTAACCAAGTGAGCGTATCCTACCTGGATAAATGCATCCTGAGCAACATCAGTTGGGTAATCAACAAAGGCCAATTCTGGCATCTATACGGCCCAAATGGCAGTGGCAAAACGACCCTGCTCACCATGATCACGGGCGACAACCCGAAGGCCTACGGGCAAGACATCAAACTCTTCGGCAAGCAAAAAGGCACAGGCGAAACCATCTGGGAGATCAAGCAAAAAGTGGGCTACTTCACCACCAACATGACCTTTCAATTCAAAAGAAGGCAAACGGTTCGTGATATGATTATCTCCGGTTTTTTTGATTCGGTCGGCCTCTATCATATTGCCTCCGATCAGCAAATCAAGTTAGCCAATGCTTGGTTAGACTTTATCGGACTGGCTCATCTGAATGAGAAACCGTTTATTGATTTGTCCATGTGCCACCAGCGCATGATCATGATTGCCAGAGCCATGGTGAAGCATCCGCCGCTGCTCATCCTAGACGAAGCCTCGGTAGACCTGGACGACGAAAGTGCCGCTCAAATGACCGATCTGATCAATCGCATCGCTCATGAGGGTGAAACCACCATCATCTATGTATCTCACAGACTGGAGCCCGGCCTCACGCCTACCAATAGTTTTGAGTTGATTCCGGGGGAGGAAGGGTCGACTGGATTGATGAGGGAAATCTAA
- a CDS encoding universal stress protein, translating to MKDIKNLLVPIDFTKESVAGLKAANQFATKFKGKVHVVHFLPYHPVVTPVYPGDNSMSVNKVVQEQQMEREKIHVLRKLKTEMDLYLSEDLRGQIYIVSDTLNSGMNDLLDDIKVDLIVSGTSGSSNLIEKFSGNNTEKMIRKSGIPVLAVSNYADVSLDDVLIATDLSTELPTRLYDMCRLLENHGATIHFVNVNTTELLNEADILPKMSALVKALKIRNFRIHIVSNKGEVNGIMKVVDKIHPGLILMKTYQKSSFWTFFEGSLAEKVIHETEVPVLVEQV from the coding sequence ATGAAAGACATAAAAAACTTATTAGTTCCCATAGATTTTACCAAAGAATCAGTGGCAGGTTTAAAGGCTGCCAATCAGTTTGCGACAAAATTTAAAGGCAAGGTACACGTTGTGCATTTCCTTCCTTATCATCCAGTGGTTACACCGGTATATCCTGGAGACAATTCTATGAGTGTCAATAAAGTAGTGCAGGAACAGCAAATGGAACGCGAAAAGATCCATGTGCTAAGAAAGCTGAAAACGGAAATGGATCTCTATTTGAGTGAAGACTTGAGAGGTCAGATCTATATAGTAAGTGATACGCTCAATTCAGGGATGAATGACTTATTAGACGATATTAAAGTAGACTTGATTGTATCGGGTACTTCTGGGAGTAGCAATTTAATTGAGAAATTCTCTGGAAACAATACCGAAAAAATGATACGAAAGTCAGGTATTCCAGTACTGGCAGTATCTAATTATGCAGACGTTTCATTAGACGATGTGTTGATTGCTACTGACTTAAGTACAGAATTACCCACCCGTTTGTACGACATGTGTCGATTATTGGAAAATCACGGAGCGACCATTCATTTTGTAAATGTCAATACTACCGAACTGCTCAACGAGGCAGATATTTTGCCTAAAATGTCAGCTTTGGTTAAAGCATTAAAGATCAGAAATTTTAGAATCCATATAGTTTCAAACAAAGGAGAGGTAAACGGCATTATGAAAGTTGTCGATAAAATCCACCCAGGTTTGATCTTGATGAAAACGTATCAAAAATCCAGTTTCTGGACCTTCTTCGAGGGAAGCCTGGCAGAAAAGGTCATCCACGAAACAGAAGTACCAGTCCTGGTAGAACAGGTCTGA
- a CDS encoding response regulator: MQARALIVDDEDDIGLMVSRILTKEGLEAEHVNRITAARVKVQEEKYQAYLLDLNLPDGTGFDLIPLIRAQSPHARVIVISAHDGAYEMQRVEEEKVHSFIKKPFTKSQIIEAIQGLESR, from the coding sequence ATGCAGGCCAGAGCCCTCATTGTAGATGATGAAGACGACATTGGATTGATGGTTTCTCGAATCCTGACTAAAGAAGGGTTGGAAGCTGAACATGTCAATAGAATAACTGCAGCCAGGGTCAAAGTGCAGGAAGAAAAGTATCAGGCATACTTGCTTGATTTAAACCTTCCGGATGGAACCGGTTTTGACCTGATCCCACTCATTCGCGCTCAATCGCCTCATGCGCGTGTAATCGTGATTAGCGCGCATGATGGAGCTTATGAAATGCAGCGAGTAGAAGAGGAAAAGGTGCATTCATTCATCAAAAAACCATTTACCAAAAGCCAGATTATAGAAGCCATACAAGGGCTAGAATCGAGATAA
- a CDS encoding sigma-54 dependent transcriptional regulator yields the protein MKKILIVDDEPDICLLLKKYFTKKGYEAFSQPNGEDAIKWLKANEVDLVICDFKLPDYTGLEILQKIKIISPDIQVIIITGYSDVRVAVDALKKGAYDYVTKPLYPDEILVTVEQALSTKTQQSTTQTESNTASENPKKQVVSPTDYIAGVSHQAKAVIKHIDLIAATDMSVVIEGETGTGKEYVAKAIHEKSHRDKKPFVAVDCGALPMELAASELFGHVKGAFTGAVQDKKGCFERANGGTLFLDEIGNLSYENQLNLLRVLQERVVRKVGGAEEKAVDVRVLVATNENLREKVKSGEFREDIYFRLNEFKIELSGLKERPDDIEVFAQHFLTLANQQLNKDIKGFAPDVIQIFRTYSWPGNLRELKNVIKRGVLLCTTDKIGAECLPQEILTPMAADDEMDMVFSGGIPSSLKAVAEQAEKQAILLVLEKTNKNKSKTAELLGVDRKTLYNKMRAYGIDA from the coding sequence ATGAAAAAAATTCTCATAGTTGATGATGAGCCTGATATTTGCCTATTGCTCAAAAAGTATTTTACAAAGAAGGGCTACGAGGCCTTTAGCCAACCCAACGGCGAAGATGCTATCAAATGGCTAAAGGCTAATGAGGTGGATTTGGTAATCTGTGATTTCAAGTTGCCTGATTACACAGGACTAGAGATTCTCCAAAAAATCAAGATAATTAGTCCGGACATTCAGGTGATCATTATTACGGGATATTCGGATGTGAGAGTGGCAGTTGATGCACTTAAAAAAGGAGCATATGACTATGTAACCAAGCCGCTTTATCCAGATGAAATATTGGTCACTGTCGAGCAAGCTTTGAGTACAAAAACTCAACAATCGACTACTCAAACAGAATCAAATACAGCGTCAGAAAATCCTAAAAAACAAGTAGTCTCGCCCACAGACTACATAGCCGGAGTCAGTCATCAAGCGAAGGCTGTCATCAAGCATATTGACTTGATCGCAGCTACCGATATGTCTGTGGTGATTGAAGGCGAAACGGGAACCGGAAAAGAATATGTGGCTAAAGCGATACACGAAAAAAGCCATAGAGATAAAAAGCCCTTCGTGGCAGTAGACTGTGGTGCTTTGCCCATGGAATTAGCTGCCAGCGAATTATTTGGCCACGTGAAAGGTGCATTTACTGGAGCTGTGCAGGATAAAAAAGGCTGTTTCGAAAGAGCCAATGGTGGTACGCTATTTCTGGATGAAATAGGAAACTTGAGCTATGAAAATCAACTCAACCTGCTGCGGGTGCTGCAAGAACGTGTCGTGCGAAAAGTGGGAGGTGCAGAAGAGAAAGCAGTGGATGTGCGTGTCTTGGTGGCCACCAATGAAAACCTAAGAGAAAAAGTAAAGTCTGGCGAATTTCGTGAGGACATTTACTTTCGACTCAATGAATTTAAAATTGAACTGTCTGGACTCAAAGAGCGCCCCGATGATATTGAAGTATTCGCTCAGCACTTTTTGACATTGGCCAATCAGCAATTAAATAAAGATATAAAAGGATTTGCTCCTGATGTCATTCAGATATTCAGAACCTATAGCTGGCCAGGCAATTTGCGAGAGCTGAAAAATGTCATTAAACGTGGTGTTTTACTTTGCACAACAGATAAAATAGGTGCAGAGTGCTTACCCCAAGAGATCCTTACACCTATGGCTGCAGATGATGAAATGGATATGGTGTTCAGCGGTGGTATCCCATCAAGTTTGAAAGCCGTGGCCGAACAAGCCGAAAAGCAAGCCATCCTATTGGTGCTGGAAAAAACTAACAAGAATAAAAGTAAAACAGCCGAACTGCTCGGTGTGGATAGAAAAACGCTCTACAATAAAATGAGAGCCTACGGTATTGATGCTTAG
- a CDS encoding ATP-binding protein produces the protein MEQIEGLNEGAVERLLKSILDSAFNGIMTLKAVRNNEEITDFEWQFVNDVAEEILGFDSKQLLDHKLLDVLPHNKTDGLFDSYKQVVESGELKTFEQHYSGNNTDKWYKIAIVKMGDGVTVTFQDVSDLKEAILEVEAREKKYQKLFEESIDAIFQADAKFRFLDVNSSLLELFRYNEEALLKLTLKDLILDPQEYKGFKKTLTNDKRLEEYELEMHDAEGNKKICIVNCVLLIDPESKEKSYIGVIRDMTKRRLADKELVQAEKLSMTGKIARTIAHEVRNPLTNLTLALEQLRDEVTEEIEDADLYFSIIKRNSERIGQLITDLLNSSKPKDLKLVKQSVNAVINQSIGLVRDRLNLQNMVLHEDLQEDLPDIALDADQMNIALLNLFINAIEAMKPDHGELHVSSSLDGDRVVVKVRDNGKGLSKEDMSKLFEPFFTGKTEGTGLGLTTVQNIVRSHKGNIQAESEVGKGTIFTISFSTE, from the coding sequence TTGGAACAGATCGAAGGATTGAATGAAGGCGCTGTAGAAAGACTACTCAAAAGTATTCTCGATAGCGCCTTTAATGGTATCATGACGCTCAAGGCGGTAAGAAACAATGAGGAAATCACTGATTTTGAGTGGCAGTTTGTCAACGATGTAGCCGAAGAAATTCTAGGATTTGATTCTAAGCAATTGTTGGACCATAAGCTGCTGGATGTATTGCCTCACAATAAAACCGATGGCCTGTTTGATAGCTACAAGCAAGTCGTTGAATCTGGTGAGCTAAAGACCTTCGAACAACATTATTCAGGAAACAATACGGATAAGTGGTACAAAATCGCCATTGTAAAAATGGGAGATGGTGTTACGGTTACTTTTCAGGATGTTTCTGATCTGAAAGAGGCTATTTTAGAAGTTGAGGCTAGGGAGAAAAAGTACCAAAAGTTATTTGAAGAATCGATTGATGCCATTTTCCAGGCCGATGCCAAATTTCGATTTTTAGATGTCAATAGTTCGCTGTTGGAGCTATTTAGATATAATGAAGAAGCTTTGCTCAAGCTTACGTTGAAAGACTTGATATTGGATCCTCAGGAATACAAAGGATTCAAAAAGACCTTGACCAATGACAAACGACTGGAGGAGTACGAACTCGAAATGCACGATGCAGAGGGTAATAAGAAGATTTGTATTGTCAACTGTGTCTTGCTGATCGATCCAGAGAGCAAAGAGAAAAGTTACATCGGAGTGATCAGGGATATGACCAAAAGACGACTGGCGGATAAAGAACTCGTACAAGCAGAAAAGCTTTCGATGACAGGAAAAATCGCCAGAACTATTGCGCATGAAGTTCGAAACCCACTCACCAATTTGACGCTGGCGTTAGAGCAACTTAGGGATGAAGTCACTGAAGAGATAGAAGATGCAGATCTTTATTTTTCCATTATCAAAAGAAATTCCGAACGAATTGGACAACTCATTACAGATCTACTTAATTCTTCAAAACCCAAAGATTTGAAGTTGGTAAAGCAGTCTGTAAATGCCGTTATTAATCAATCCATTGGCCTGGTTAGAGATAGACTGAACTTGCAAAACATGGTGCTGCATGAGGATCTACAAGAAGATCTGCCTGATATTGCATTGGATGCCGATCAAATGAATATTGCTTTGCTTAATCTCTTTATCAATGCGATCGAAGCCATGAAGCCGGATCATGGGGAACTACATGTATCTAGTTCGCTAGACGGAGATCGGGTAGTGGTAAAAGTACGAGACAATGGTAAGGGACTGAGCAAAGAGGACATGAGCAAGTTGTTCGAGCCATTCTTTACCGGTAAAACAGAAGGAACTGGATTGGGACTGACGACTGTTCAAAATATTGTGCGAAGTCACAAAGGAAACATCCAGGCCGAAAGTGAAGTCGGAAAAGGCACAATTTTCACCATTAGTTTTTCGACAGAGTGA
- a CDS encoding DNA starvation/stationary phase protection protein, giving the protein MDNNILDIQKPKKKSYASLGYSKLETAELVDVMNKLLANYAVHYQKLRNFHWNVRGGDFFDIHEKFEVQYKTASVIIDEIAERIRIFGQMPLSTLREFLDTSEIKESGTDLTGLEMVREIIKDYHILLEHLFATIEVAIENGDSGTEEMMKGYVKQVEKDHWMLTAFAHQG; this is encoded by the coding sequence ATGGATAACAATATATTAGATATACAAAAACCGAAAAAGAAATCATACGCCTCACTTGGATATTCAAAGCTCGAAACCGCAGAGCTTGTAGATGTCATGAATAAGCTGTTGGCCAACTATGCGGTGCATTATCAGAAACTCAGAAATTTTCATTGGAATGTACGAGGTGGGGACTTCTTCGATATCCATGAGAAGTTTGAAGTTCAGTACAAAACGGCAAGTGTGATAATCGATGAGATCGCCGAAAGAATAAGGATTTTTGGTCAGATGCCGCTGAGTACGTTGAGAGAATTTCTTGACACCTCTGAAATTAAAGAATCAGGGACAGACCTCACCGGTCTGGAAATGGTAAGGGAGATAATCAAAGATTACCATATTCTATTGGAACATTTGTTTGCTACAATAGAAGTAGCTATTGAAAATGGTGACAGCGGTACCGAAGAAATGATGAAAGGCTATGTGAAACAAGTGGAGAAAGACCATTGGATGCTCACCGCCTTTGCTCACCAGGGATAA
- a CDS encoding YtxH domain-containing protein, producing MKALKFIASFVIGAGAGLAAGYLTAPRSGKESREKLVDESKEYKDALEKAATQKLAEAKTILNKTIKEKSAQGKQILDQVAEKATM from the coding sequence ATGAAAGCGTTAAAATTTATAGCATCATTTGTAATAGGAGCAGGAGCAGGATTAGCAGCAGGATATTTGACAGCGCCAAGGAGTGGCAAAGAATCAAGAGAGAAGTTGGTAGATGAGTCTAAAGAATACAAAGATGCTTTGGAGAAGGCGGCGACTCAGAAATTGGCCGAAGCCAAAACAATATTGAACAAAACCATTAAGGAAAAATCAGCGCAAGGCAAACAGATCCTTGATCAAGTGGCTGAAAAAGCAACGATGTAA
- a CDS encoding mechanosensitive ion channel family protein, whose amino-acid sequence MEFNLNKAIEILSGKLSSWLEALTALLPNMVVAVFVLVVSYIVARMLKMAVNRLMARFSAKEAINSLFTTLVYLTTLAIGLMVALNVLHLEQTVTSLLAGAGIIGLALGFAFQDIAANFISGVLIAFRKPIQLGDIIETKSFMGTVEKIDLRVTMLRTFQGLHVIIPNKDVFQSPVTNYTKTSDRRIDLEVGVSYADDLEKVKQVAIEAVSELPYLLPNKEVELHYTAFGDSSINFKLMIWVHYPNEPGYLKAQSDAIIAVKKAFDANDITIPFPIRTMDFGIRGGKTLSEMTVNTGSLTRNGKAKELQEN is encoded by the coding sequence ATGGAATTCAATTTGAACAAAGCAATAGAAATTTTAAGTGGAAAACTATCCAGCTGGCTAGAGGCGCTCACCGCCTTGCTGCCCAATATGGTAGTGGCAGTATTTGTACTCGTAGTGTCATATATCGTCGCACGAATGTTGAAGATGGCGGTCAACAGACTGATGGCTCGGTTTTCAGCCAAAGAAGCAATCAATAGTCTGTTTACTACACTGGTTTATTTAACCACCCTAGCTATTGGTTTGATGGTAGCGCTAAATGTGTTGCACTTAGAGCAGACGGTGACCTCGCTATTGGCTGGTGCTGGTATTATTGGTTTGGCACTTGGTTTTGCCTTTCAGGACATTGCCGCCAATTTTATTTCAGGCGTTTTGATAGCATTCAGAAAGCCTATTCAATTGGGTGACATTATTGAGACCAAATCTTTTATGGGGACGGTGGAGAAAATAGATCTCCGAGTGACTATGTTAAGAACTTTTCAAGGCCTGCATGTGATCATTCCAAATAAAGATGTGTTCCAATCGCCTGTAACGAATTATACTAAAACCTCTGATCGAAGGATTGATTTAGAGGTGGGCGTTTCTTATGCCGACGATCTGGAGAAGGTAAAACAGGTAGCCATTGAAGCGGTATCAGAATTGCCCTACTTATTGCCCAACAAAGAAGTCGAACTACACTACACGGCGTTTGGTGATAGCTCTATCAATTTCAAATTGATGATTTGGGTTCATTATCCAAATGAACCTGGTTATTTAAAAGCTCAAAGTGATGCCATTATTGCCGTGAAAAAAGCATTTGATGCCAATGATATTACCATACCATTCCCAATCCGTACGATGGATTTTGGAATTAGAGGAGGGAAGACCTTGTCGGAAATGACTGTGAATACAGGAAGCTTGACAAGAAATGGTAAGGCCAAGGAGTTACAAGAAAATTAA